The Puntigrus tetrazona isolate hp1 unplaced genomic scaffold, ASM1883169v1 S000000683, whole genome shotgun sequence genome has a segment encoding these proteins:
- the LOC122334907 gene encoding uncharacterized protein LOC122334907 produces MRPSAGHFPLASGPGDEVVIDFTDMIDRINGKRYLLVMVDTYTGWPEAFPVGKEDSTAVIKCLINHYIPHYGFPRRIRSDNGSHFKNVHLRTVETALGLTHSFGAVFHPQSQGKVERMNLTLKHKLAKICSQLKINWLSALPLALMSVRSSVNRVTGFTPFELMTGRSFPGPATALCLEPIEPLTHKVYFDKLTALINCFSTQVSASRTDSAERTAQARPTEWVRLRLFRRKWKEPRWSTPLKVTARTSHCVRLAGKGDTWYHLSSCAACDPPERSLKDTRLALTSQDQERDIDTGNTKTLHTPTAVQALLIIHTTGDLFTAPEGEPLAHCVSADCAYGAGIAKQFEERYGTYKVRIKNKKPGECAVTKEEDRTVFHLITKQVATELPTYDNFRKSLTYMRDWCITNNIKSVSVPRLGCGLDKLKFEKVLQILKEVFTDVDITITIYTI; encoded by the coding sequence ATGCGCCCATCAGCTGGTCATTTTCCACTGGCTAGTGGACCAGGTGATGAGGTAGTCATTGATTTTACTGATATGATAGACAGAATAAATGGTAAGAGGTACCTGTTGGTCATGGTAGACACATACACTGGATGGCCAGAAGCATTTCCTGTGGGGAAGGAAGACAGCACcgctgtaataaaatgtttgataaatcATTATATACCCCATTATGGTTTTCCGAGACGGATTAGGTCTGACAAtggaagtcattttaaaaatgtgcacttaAGAACTGTAGAAACAGCCTTAGGCCTGACACATTCATTTGGTGCTGTGTTCCATCCCCAATCACAAGGAAAAGTCGAACGTATGAATCTAACCCTGAAACACAAGCTTGCTAAAATATGTTCGCAACTTAAGATTAACTGGCTGTCTGCTTTACCACTGGCACTAATGTCTGTCCGATCTTCTGTTAACAGGGTTACGGGTTTTACACCTTTTGAACTTATGACAGGTCGATCATTTCCTGGACCAGCAACGGCTTTGTGTCTGGAGCCCATTGAACCTTTGACACATAAAGTGTATTTTGACAAACTAACTGCATTGATTAACTGTTTTTCTACTCAGGTTTCAGCATCACGCACTGACAGTGCTGAGCGAACTGCTCAGGCTAGGCCGACAGAGTGGGTGAGACTTCGTCTATTTAGGAGGAAGTGGAAGGAGCCTAGGTGGTCTACTCCGCTGAAAGTCACTGCTAGAACTTCACACTGTGTTCGCCTAGCTGGCAAAGGTGACACCTGGTATCACTTGTCTTCATGTGCAGCCTGTGACCCACCTGAGAGATCACTGAAAGATACCAGATTGGCCCTGACAAGTCAGGACCAAGAGAGGGATATTGATACTggtaacacaaaaacattgcacACACCAACAGCAGTACAAGCATTACTGATTATCCACACAACAGGTGATTTATTCACAGCTCCTGAAGGAGAACCTTTGGCCCATTGTGTGAGTGCTGACTGTGCATATGGAGCAGGTATTGCAAAACAGTTCGAAGAACGATATGGAACATACAAAGTaagaatcaaaaataaaaaacctggcGAGTGTGCAGTGACCAAAGAAGAAGATAGAACTGTTTTCCATCTAATCACAAAACAAGTTGCTACTGAATTACCAACATATGACAATTTTAGGAAGAGTTTAACCTACATGAGAGATTGGTGTATTACTAATAACATCAAGAGTGTTTCGGTTCCCAGGCTGGGGTGCGGACTTGACAAGCTGAAGTTTGAGAAAGTCTTACAGATCCTGAAAGAAGTGTTCACGGACGTGGACATAACTATTACTATATATACCATTTGA